TTACAAAATCATTCTACTCTGCGGACACAGTACCTATACGTACGTGAATCGCACACATGACGCGGTGCATGATCGTGTGTGTATAGcaacaactacaataataataaataataataataataattattattgtatcggtGTTCTCACGGAAAGTGAAAACGACATCATCGCGTATATTCGTGTCGTAACACCGTGTCCCGCATTCGACCAGcagttgaattatatattatattttttattctcacACGTGTCTTGTCATCGTAACTCGCGGtcgtattgtgttttttttcgcTTAAAAAtcgcaataaaataataattgatctgAAATACTGCTGCCCGCAAAGAAGAGTAGGTCGAAATAAGCGGATAAGACGAAAACGAATCGTAGTGATGGTCGTTCCCGATTGCCGAacggataataaaatattatatagtaccagtaggtacctacttatgtggtggtagaaaaatataatccattagtgtgtgactgtgtgtcttgttaaataattattcgagCGGGAAAAAAGGCACCTACGCTTCAACTTTGGTtgtttttgtgttattattttttgtagttaGATGTTTGATTTTGCTTCCATTGTGTAGTTAGTTTTGGTCGTGGTATAAGTGGATTGAAATGTATTCATGTGgtagtacaacataatattttatggatcCGCCACTGTGTTTGTCaacttgttaaataatattttcgtaagACACGCTACGCAGTACAATTTACTTGCTATTGCATGATTTAAGTATTAAGTCAATCGTTAAATTTcagtacattttaaatgcaGAATAACAATTTAGTTTGCATGGTGGTGATAATTCGAATGTACAgaagataaaaactaatatacctatgtaagtatactgtaatatttaatttgatatttatttatacggcGTGGttaaggaaaataaaaacattgatttcagatattaaaataaatggttatgGTTTAGTTCAAGGCAACAAATTGTCATTAAACATTTGAATTGAATAATACGAACTATAATCGTGGgacattatttcaaattataacatattattttatggcattttatataaaataattattgctctcaagtgttatattttataaaagcacattttaattaaaatttaatttcgattAATACTTTAATCCACTTCATACGACcgaataatatattgcaatattCATTACTCggtgaaaatgttaaaatattttaattacatacgAAATCATTTCTTCGCGTttgtgtgtttattattatttcaccgaCTTgcactcattataataattactatgaatataatattacaatattatacctgtattgagttgtttattttttttttggtgcacGTGGATTTATAGTTATGTGTGAAAATCGTTCTTCGGCACGATTTCATAATGCCCACGTGcctagtgtaggtacctatgtgacaATACATTTACGTAGGGACGAACCCTTATGCGAAATCCACGTTATCGCAGTTgcaaaccattataatatgtttttacacGTAGTTGTACACGAATACATCGTATTTACAGAGTTTTccgtttattattttcagaaccGGAAAACAGATCTCCCAATCTGATACCGTACCCGAATTACGAACAGAATCGTTTGGCGTCCAACATGACCGATCGAATCGTGTCCGTGTTCCGCATCAACGTTGACGTGTGCGATCGACTGTGGCTGGTCGACACCGGTCTGAACGACGTGTGGGGCGAGGCCAACCCGGTGCAGACGCCCAAGCTCATGGTGTTCGACCTGAACACGGACACGCTGATCAGGCAGTACACGTTCAGACCCGATGACATGAAGCCCGACTCGTTCTTCGCCAACATCTTGGCGGACACCACTAAGGACACGTGCGACGACGCGTTCGCGTACATCCCGGACTTGGGCGGGTACGGGCTGGTCGTGTACAGCTTCGCGTCGAACACGTCGTGGAGGGTGAAGCACCACTTCTTCCACTTTGACCCACTGTCCGGCAACTTCCACGTGGGCGGCCACAACTTCCAGTGGACCGACGGCATATTCGGCGTGGCGCTGTCCCCGGTCAAGGAGGATGGGTACAGGACGCTATACTTCCACCCGCTGTCCAGCACCCGGGAGTTTTGCGTGTCCACGCACATCGTCCAGAACGCCAGCATCGCGTCGGACAGCTACTACGAATACAAGGTGCTGGGCTCTAGGGGCCCGAACACCCAAGCCAGCGGGTCATCGCTGGACGAGGCCACCGGGGCGCTGTTCTACACGCAGATAAACAAGGACGGCGTGGGCTGCTGGAACTCATTCCGGAACGCGGACGAGTACTCCGCCGACACCAACCACCTGGTGGCGTCCGACAGCCAGACGCTCGAGTTCCCCAACGATCTCAAGGTGGATAAGACGGGAACGCTGTGGGTGCTCTCAGACAAGTTGCCACTGTATCTGTACAGGGGCCTAGACCTCAACGAAACCAATTATAGGATCTTTAACGCCCCCGTCGTGGACGTAATCAGGGGCACCGTTTGCGACAtcaaatagatattaaaattatgatgtgGTACATATACCATTTTACTACCTGTACCAATTATCTACATCGCTGGTTCCTCATACCTCACGAAATCCAGTACTTATTTtacactttatatatattatgtattacgtataacaataatttagtacgtgtttttttttatacatattattttatattttattgataaatagaCGCATTAcagtattattgtttgtatgttcattttttttttttcaataaaattgtttttgaacagtctgttttattttttttacccatttcaAAATcgtcattatgatattataatctatcGATTGCGCATACTTACCTGTTATTATAAGGGAAGCATGTTatgcacatttttattttcatggacaaatgtaattattttgatgacGAAGAAAATTATACGTTATTTTTATCCGTGATTACgcgttttaagtacctatatagctgtattttattttattgttttgttaaataacGTAGTGGTTACATCCGATGTTTTTATGCATGAATGGCTGcagtaactatatattataatttgtttttaatgatcaaatcagcgtataattttatatttaattatttagtatagttgaataatatctataatattaaaaaaaaaaaataacgcaatTTTTTGATTATCGTGATAAAGAACACCCAGGAAATCTTCAGTGTATGTCAGATTCCTACATAGGTGAAGTTCGGTGTcgtcaaaataacaaaattattaactgCAGTGTATTTACtcgagtaataaaatattacatttttaaattaatgtcatctttataaataaatgtgtatctacctataactgttcacattttatacctattcattttctacgttattattttattcgtcgtTTTGAGAAatagtagtttatatttattatctatatatataaaaatgaatgtatgtgtgtcagtgtgtgtgtccatgttaccatggcaaccatttatatattatttagagattttcgtcggt
This portion of the Acyrthosiphon pisum isolate AL4f chromosome A1, pea_aphid_22Mar2018_4r6ur, whole genome shotgun sequence genome encodes:
- the LOC100161869 gene encoding protein yellow isoform X2 gives rise to the protein MARIALAILILGCCTCAVWSVNDRLREVFSWKQLDFAFPDQKTRQAAIASGEYVQENNLPLGLEVWRDKLFITVPRWKAGVASTLNYVSLGSEPENRSPNLIPYPNYEQNRLASNMTDRIVSVFRINVDVCDRLWLVDTGLNDVWGEANPVQTPKLMVFDLNTDTLIRQYTFRPDDMKPDSFFANILADTTKDTCDDAFAYIPDLGGYGLVVYSFASNTSWRVKHHFFHFDPLSGNFHVGGHNFQWTDGIFGVALSPVKEDGYRTLYFHPLSSTREFCVSTHIVQNASIASDSYYEYKVLGSRGPNTQASGSSLDEATGALFYTQINKDGVGCWNSFRNADEYSADTNHLVASDSQTLEFPNDLKVDKTGTLWVLSDKLPLYLYRGLDLNETNYRIFNAPVVDVIRGTVCDIK